One genomic region from Desulfurispira natronophila encodes:
- the proB gene encoding glutamate 5-kinase produces MAQQTTTLVETIDNARRIVIKVGSNVLLTGGGLNLPFLYTLAEDICEIRQSGREVVVVTSGSIATAMARLSRTIRPRTLPLKQAYAAIGQMGLMWEYERAFRVYGIAVAQILLTREDLEDRKRYLNSHNTFEALFELGVLPIVNENDTVATDEIRFGDNDSLSAMVAGVVNADLNIILSDIDGLYTANPQLNPIAEHIPVVHSIDQRIEAMAGASTSSVGTGGMATKVSAARTCINAGINVIIGCGKGNHALRRLSQGLSRGTLFVPATDVVSARKRWILQSLLSRGQIFVDDGAVKALRERDASLLPIGATSVAGDFERGDCVEIVDPHGNIIAKGLVYYNATEIERIKGKKSTEIEHVLGYTFHNDLIHRDNLVLYT; encoded by the coding sequence ATGGCACAGCAAACCACCACTCTTGTTGAAACCATTGATAATGCACGTCGCATTGTCATCAAGGTAGGAAGCAACGTTTTGCTTACGGGTGGGGGCCTTAACCTTCCCTTTCTCTATACCCTGGCCGAGGACATCTGCGAAATACGTCAAAGTGGACGGGAAGTAGTGGTGGTTACCTCAGGCTCAATTGCCACGGCCATGGCTCGCCTCAGCCGCACCATTCGCCCTCGCACGTTACCGTTGAAGCAAGCTTATGCAGCCATTGGCCAAATGGGTTTGATGTGGGAATACGAACGAGCCTTCCGCGTCTACGGTATAGCCGTGGCTCAGATTCTTCTCACCCGGGAAGACCTTGAGGACCGTAAGCGGTATCTCAACTCTCACAACACCTTTGAGGCCCTGTTTGAGCTGGGAGTCTTGCCCATTGTCAACGAAAACGACACCGTTGCCACTGATGAAATACGCTTTGGTGACAACGACTCCCTGTCAGCTATGGTAGCCGGCGTGGTAAATGCTGACCTGAACATTATTCTCAGTGACATCGATGGACTCTACACCGCCAACCCCCAACTCAACCCCATAGCAGAGCATATTCCCGTAGTCCACTCCATAGACCAGCGTATAGAAGCCATGGCCGGAGCCAGCACATCCAGTGTAGGTACTGGTGGTATGGCGACCAAGGTCAGTGCTGCCCGAACCTGCATTAATGCTGGCATCAACGTGATTATTGGCTGCGGTAAGGGCAATCACGCCCTGCGTCGTCTTTCCCAGGGCCTGAGTCGCGGCACCCTCTTTGTTCCTGCAACTGATGTTGTTTCGGCACGCAAGCGCTGGATTTTGCAATCTTTGCTTAGCCGTGGCCAGATTTTTGTAGATGACGGTGCTGTTAAAGCTCTGAGAGAACGAGACGCAAGTCTGCTCCCTATTGGAGCCACTTCAGTAGCGGGAGATTTTGAGCGTGGTGACTGCGTCGAAATTGTTGATCCACACGGAAACATTATTGCCAAAGGGCTTGTCTACTATAACGCCACTGAGATTGAGCGTATCAAAGGAAAGAAATCTACTGAAATAGAACACGTTTTGGGGTATACCTTTCATAATGACTTGATACATAGAGACAACCTG